TTCCACAAGATTATGGATAAAAATAATCACGCCGAATTAGTAACTAATATTTATAAAAATCGTGATGATTTTGATCTTTTAAATTGTAAAGAAAAAATTGTCGCTGAAGATTCAGCGAGAAAGGAAAAAATGACATTGTTAGAGGCTATGAATGACGCCGACGCGGTCATTGGTTTGTCTGAATCTAAGAAGGACGGTAATGTTATATCTGAAGAAATGATTCAAGTAATGAATCCGGAAACTCCTATCGTTTTTGCCCTAGCAAACCCGTACCCTGAAATTAGTTATCAAAAAGCAAAAAAGGCTGGCGCAGAAATAGTTGCAACAGCGCTTTCTGGAACGCCTAATCAAGTCAATGATATTATCAGCATGCCTGCTATTTTTCGAGGAGCTCTAGATGTGGGAGCGACTGAAATTTCAACAAATATGTTATTAGCAGCTACAGAAGCATTAAGATCTTCAGTTCCACAAGTAAATGATGTAAATCATATTATCTCATTACCTGGAAGAGTTGAAGCAGTAGCTGAAATGGCGTATCAAGTTGCAATAGTTGCAAAAAGAGATAACCTAATAAGAAATCATGAATGGGATAAAGATAGGTACAAGGATGAAGTTACAAAACGAATAGAACCATTTTGGTAAAAATCTATAGGTTATATATTCGGATTAAAATCTTTAATTTATCCTAAAGGAATATATCGTAATCCATATTTTAGGTATGGATTAGTTGAATCCATATTTTCTAATTTAAATTTACAATAATCTTCTAATGTAGAACGTTTTTCTGATTTAGTAGCAGAAAAACTCATTTTCTCTCTATTCGATAAATTTTGATAATCTATCATTTGGTATAGATATTCATCAGTTGTTGAGTTATACCCCTTTATTAAATATATTTGATTTAGATCAATTTTGGCATTGGTATATAATGTGTTATTTCTCAATGTTGGCATGGTTTGAATTTTTTCTAAAAAAGATAAATTAATTTTAGATTTGATTATTGCTAGTTGATTATAAAAAATGTTATTATCCTTATGAATAGAAGAATCTGTGTATAGAAGTGCCATTATAATACCTATTATAATAATGGGCAATATAATTCGATATAAATATTTTGACATACTATAATTTTCCTTATCGTAATAATAGATTAAATAGAATTTTAATCCACAAAAAAATATGCATTATTTCTATTATATTATTGGAAATATCTTTGAATAATGTTATTACAATATATTTTATCCCATCTAAATCGGAGTTTTATTCTTCTTCAACTCTGTTCAATGAGCAATTCCTTTGATTTTATCTAATCCTAAAAACCTCTTTGGGCTTTATCGCCTAATTGTATTGTAAACACTGGGAGTTGTCTTAATATAAAAAATGAACTCTTTACGATTTTGTTTAAATGGTGATCGAATTAAAAAAAATAATTCGAAATCTTTTACCCTGTTCATTTAATTTGAAGGAAAAATGGCCGATTTTATATCAAAGACAATCCCTAAGTCGGCTGAGCGATATTTCATGACCGATTGATACCATTGCGAACTTCATGGCTCTTGTCCAGTATATCCTTGACGATCACCACTGGGGGTGTTCTTCAGACACCTCAAAAAATGATAGATGTCTGAACTACTCAAAAATCATGGTTCAATCTCAAAATTTAGTCGAAAATTGATCTATTACTCCAAGGAAACAGATCTGGCATCTCGATACAGTCTCTCTATGTTCATCAGTCCCGGAAAAAAACATCTTAAGCAGATAGATGTACTTATACATACTGAGAATCCCCAATAGGACATCAGAATGATAATCCCTGAAAAACACCGGGAAACTGAAATATTCTTTGTTGTGGAAGAGGCCGATGAGGGCGGTTATATTGCCCGATCACATGCATTTCCCATATACACTCAGGCAGATACCCTCGATGAACTCCGGGAGATGGTTCGTGATGCCGTCCTCTGTCACTTTGGAGACAAACCAGCCCCGACCCTAATCAGACTTCATATCGTTAGGGATGAAGTTCTCGCCGTATGAAAGTTCCCGGGATATTTCTGGATCTGATTTGATATCCTATCTTATTTCGATAGGATTTTAAAAAATAAGGCAGACGGGAAATCATATTTGGCTCGAATGGGTGATCGATGGGGAACTGTATGGAATAACTGTTCCATTACATGATCCTCTCAAAACCGGAACTCTTACTCACATAGTGAAAGAAATCGCACAAAAGACCGGAAGAGACTGGATATCGATTATGGAAGAACAGTAATCAGACGATTTTATGGCGATAGTGACGGTGGATGTCCTTCTAAAGTTGCATCAAGTGGCCATTTTGATATATGGAGGAACTGATGGAATTCTTAATGAAGGGACACTCTACTATCTCACAGAAAAGACATCTCACTGTTCTGATCCAATTATTAAGGCCACATTTTTGCTTCACGGGATAGCAACCATGCACCCATTCTTTGATGGCATTAAGAGGACTGCTCTTATGGCAGCAAACACGGTATTGGGTCTTCATGGTCTCATGATTACAGCTTCTAATGAAGTAACTGTATCATTTGTTCTGTCTGTTGCACGTGGAGAGAAGACAGAAAATCAAGTGGGGATATGGATTGGGAAAAATAGTGATATGTATCGTAGTTATTGACCTAATATCTCAAGAGCTTTATTATATCGGACCAGGGTATTCTTGACTATATCCCGCATCTCTGGAGAGAAATCTGTCTGATCTAAAACACGCTCGATTTTATCGATATCTGGAGGAGTGTTTTTGTGCTGAAGCATAATGTTCATTTATCATTGTTCTGCAACATTATCAAATCTCTTATGGACTTTTGAAACAGGGAATAGAATATAAAATGTTTTACTTTGAACGTTTTAATTCCTCATTGCAACAGCCGGGTTTATGCAACTGGACATGTATTGCGTTCTATAGAGGGAATGAATCGCTACTTATTCACTCTACTTCGTTCCTAGCAAAAACCCGGATTTTTTCAGGCGGATTCGAATGTCTCACCCGGATTCAATACTACAACCTTCAGGTCTGTTGTCCGTTCAATAACCCGTTTAAATTCCCCAGCATCCTGAGCAATTTTTGGAGAGGTATTGTAGTGTATCGGAATGACAACCGGAGCACCAACAAAGTCTGCTGCAATCATCGCCTCACGCGGACTCATGGTATATCGCCCTCCAATAGGAAGCAAGGCGATATCCGGATTATATATCCGTCCGATGAGTTTCATATCACCAAAGAGGGCGGTGTCCCCGGCATGGTAAACAGTAACTCCGTCCATGGTGATCAGGAAACCGGCAGCAGCTCCACCATATACTCCGATCCCTGCATCCTCAATCCATGAAGAATGAACAGCAGTTGTCATTGTGAACTCGACTCCGTCTACGGTAATTGTGCCCCCGATATTCATCGGTTCAGCCTCAAGTCCCTTTTTCTCAAGATAGTGAGCGAGTTCATTCATGGCTACTGTCTTGACGCCGAGATCGAGAGCACACCCAAGATGATCAGCATGAGCATGGGTTACAGCTACAATATCTGGTGTGCAGGAAATCTTTCCGTCAGGTACAAAAGGATCGATGAGCACTGTACGTGACCCCTCAAGGAGTACACATGAGTGCCCGAGCCAGGTTAGTTTCATAAAAAATCAGGTGATGTCGATCAGTTCTGCTTCAGTGATATCGATCGATTCACCGAAAGCATCCTTGGTCGCACTGGTTGTCATCTGTTCAGTCAGATCACGATCTTCCATAACATCCTTGATCCGCTCGATGTACCTGTCCATATCCCGGTCAATCATAGCCTCAAGCACATGGCGGTATTCACGCAGGGTTGAAGGACTGATCCCGAGTTCCTCGCTGATCTCCTTCATGGTCTTTCCTGAGGTCATGAGTTCTTCCATCTTGAACCGGTCAAATGGCATCTTGAAATCAAGTTCACGGAAGAGTTTCATTCTGACACGAGCACGTGCCACGGTCTTAGACAATTTTTCGTCACCCAGATCACGGGCTATCTCAGTATCATTCTTTCCTGCATGATATGCGCAGATGAGCTTTGCAAGCTGGATGGGACGCAGTTTTGTCTTGAAGATACCCTGATCGAGCAGTTCACGCATAATAAGTGCGATCTCCCGCTCAACTGCGTCACTATCACGAAGAGTGCCGTGGATCTTCTTCATCGGCTCCACAATCTGTGTGTTGCCGGTCATATTGGTAAACAACTGTAAAAGTTGCTCTTTTTTCTGGATCTCTTCAGGCATGGGATATCACACTGGTAGGGATACCGATATAGATGCCGTTTAAATTATTTAAGTTTGTTGGAATTTTTCGGAAAATTGACCGATATTCCTTTTAACTAACTTATAATGACGCTGAATTTCTCCCTAATGCGACTCCTCTGATCCCTCCTATCGGGATATGCCTGATGGAGCTGGCGGCATTGCCCCAATCCCCGGGATGAAGAATACTCCGGAATCTATATGCTCTGAATTTACTAATATGTCTAGATATTTCTGATATTGAGGTGTCATTCGCGGTGGTTTCAAAGGCAGATAAAAAGTCGCAGGTTCCGGAGAACGATATCTATGATCAGGTCATTGATCTTGCCAGGCGACGTGGTTTTGTCTGGCCGTCATCTGAGTGTTATGGATCGGTTGCGGGTTTCATCGATTATGGCCCGCTCGGAACCCTTCTTAAACGACGGATTGAAAACCTGTGGCGCCAGTTCTACGTAGTATCAGAAGGATACTATGAAATTGAGTGCCCGACCATCGGTCAGGAAGCCATCTATATTGCATCAGGTCATGTGGGTGGGTTTGCTGACAAAATGTGTCAGTGCCCGGCTTGTGAAGAATATCTTCGTGCAGACCATGTTGCCGAGGCTCACAATGTTCCTGATGCTTCGGTCCTGAATGCAGCCGAACTCCAGAAGGCGATCTGTGGGCTCCCTTGCCCTGCCTGCGGAGAAAAACTTGAAAACATCGAGGTGTTTGCCTTCAACCTCATGTTCCAGACCTCCATCGGGCCCGGTTCACAGCGGAAAGGCTATCTCCGGCCCGAGACCGCCCAGGGAATTTTCGTAGACTTTGGTCGTCTGCTCCGGTTTTATCGTGATCGCCTTCCCTTTGGAACTGTCCAGATCGGCAAATCATACCGGAATGAGATCTCACCACGCCAGGGTATGATCAGGCTTCGTGAGTTCACCCAGGCAGAGGCCGAGATCTTTGTCCATCCTGAAGAAAAGAACCACCCGAACTTTTCCCGGTATGCTGACTACTCATTCCCTCTCTTCTCATACCAGCAGCAACAGGCAGGTGGAGAAGCCAGGGTTTACACCATGAAAGACGCGGTTGCCCAGGGAGTTATTGCCAATGAGTATGTTGCATACTACCTAGCGCTTACTCATGACCTGCTTACCACCATCGGGGTAAAACCTGAAAAGCTCAGGTTCAGACAACATCTCCCCGACGAACGTGCACATTATGCCGAGGATTGCTGGGATGCTGAAATCCGTTCAGAACGGTTTGGATGGGTTGAGACGGTTGGTATTGCTGACCGTACCGATTATGATCTCAACGCCCATGCCGAAGAGAGTGGCGATTCTTTTACAGTCTATATCCAGTTTGCAGAACCAAAGCGTGAACGTCGCAAAGTCATCTCTGCGAATATGGGTGTGCTTGGTCCTCAGTACAGGGGTAAGGCAAAAGCGATAGCAGATGCCCTTGCAACTGTAACCCCCGGCCCTGACGGTGCAACGGTTACCGTTGACGGGGAAGAATATTTTGTTCCATCTCATCTCTTTGAGATTTCTGAGCAGGATGTGGATGTTCGCGGGACAGATGTCAGACCGCATGTGATTGAACCAAGTTACGGGATTGATAGGATGATCTATGCAGTCCTTGAACACTCCTTTGATGAAGAGGACGTAGATGGAGAAGTCAGAAAGGTGATGCGGTTCCCGTTCAGAATCGCTCCGGTTCAGGTAGCGGTTCTCCCCCTCATGGCTCGTGACGGGCTTGACACAATAGCACGTGAGATCACCCACACATTGCATGGTCATGAGATATTGGCAGAGTATGATGACTCCGGTGCAATCGGCAGACGATACCGCAGACAGGATGAAGTGGGAACTCCTCTGGCAATCACCGTTGATTATGATACCAAAGAGGATCAGACTGTGACCCTTCGTGAGCGTGACAGTATGAAACAGGTACGGGTAAAGATTACTGATCTCCCACTGCTCATATCCGGTCTCATCAAGGGTCAGAAGACCTTTTTAGATATTTCATCCTGATGGAATACATCAATCATCCTCTTATTCACCCTGACCGGCTCGAAAAGCGTACCTACCAGTTTTCAATTGCGATGCGGGCATTAGATGGTAACACTCTGGTGGTCATCCCCACCGGTCTTGGCAAGACTGCCGTTGCCCTCATTGTTGCTGCTTCAAGGCTCTATAGCATGGGTGGCAAGGTTCTGATGCTTGCCCCAACAAAACCACTTGTAGAGCAACATCTCCGGTATTTTCAGAGTCATCTTAATCTCCCTGAAGCCACAGAAAAAAGTTGTGTGATCTTCACCGGGGAAGCAGCTCCAGCAGTGAGAACTGCTGAGTGGGATGCAGCAACAGTGATCCTGGCTACCCCCCAGGTAGTGAAGAATGATCTGATTGCCGGTCGGTATTCACTTCACGATGTCTCTTTGCTTGTGGTAGATGAAGCACATCGTGCAGTGGGCAATTATGCATACGTGTTCCTGGTTGAACGGTACATGGAGAGTGCCATCCAGCCGCTTGTCCTTGCGATGACTGCGTCACCTGGGGGAAATCAGGAGAAGGTAGCAGACATTGTTGAAAACCTGCATATTGTTCATGTAGAGACCAGGTCAGAAGCTGACCCTGATGTCAGGCCCTATGTGCATGAAAAAGAAGTTGAGATCATCAATGTCAGCCTTCCTGATGAGCTAAAACAATGTCTTACATATCTCTATGATCTGATAGAGAGCCGTCTCTCCCAGCTCCGGGAGATGGGCCTGCCTGCTCCGGACAGGAAAAATCTCTCGATGAAGGCATTGCAGGAACTCAACGCTCTCATTCAGCAGCGAATAGCCGAACGTGACGCAACCGGGTATGTTGCAGCAAGCATTCATGCCGAGTGTATGAAGCTTCGCCATGCGGTGGGGCTGGCAGAGTCACAGGGATGTCTGGTGCTCAAAGGGTATCTGCAAAAACTTTCTGCAGAAGGAAAGACACCCGGTGGATCAAAAGCAAGCAAACGCATT
This Methanospirillum lacunae DNA region includes the following protein-coding sequences:
- a CDS encoding type II toxin-antitoxin system HicB family antitoxin; translated protein: MIIPEKHRETEIFFVVEEADEGGYIARSHAFPIYTQADTLDELREMVRDAVLCHFGDKPAPTLIRLHIVRDEVLAV
- a CDS encoding type II toxin-antitoxin system death-on-curing family toxin, with product MAIVTVDVLLKLHQVAILIYGGTDGILNEGTLYYLTEKTSHCSDPIIKATFLLHGIATMHPFFDGIKRTALMAANTVLGLHGLMITASNEVTVSFVLSVARGEKTENQVGIWIGKNSDMYRSY
- a CDS encoding metal-dependent hydrolase encodes the protein MKLTWLGHSCVLLEGSRTVLIDPFVPDGKISCTPDIVAVTHAHADHLGCALDLGVKTVAMNELAHYLEKKGLEAEPMNIGGTITVDGVEFTMTTAVHSSWIEDAGIGVYGGAAAGFLITMDGVTVYHAGDTALFGDMKLIGRIYNPDIALLPIGGRYTMSPREAMIAADFVGAPVVIPIHYNTSPKIAQDAGEFKRVIERTTDLKVVVLNPGETFESA
- a CDS encoding helix-turn-helix domain-containing protein, whose translation is MPEEIQKKEQLLQLFTNMTGNTQIVEPMKKIHGTLRDSDAVEREIALIMRELLDQGIFKTKLRPIQLAKLICAYHAGKNDTEIARDLGDEKLSKTVARARVRMKLFRELDFKMPFDRFKMEELMTSGKTMKEISEELGISPSTLREYRHVLEAMIDRDMDRYIERIKDVMEDRDLTEQMTTSATKDAFGESIDITEAELIDIT
- the glyS gene encoding glycine--tRNA ligase; its protein translation is MSFAVVSKADKKSQVPENDIYDQVIDLARRRGFVWPSSECYGSVAGFIDYGPLGTLLKRRIENLWRQFYVVSEGYYEIECPTIGQEAIYIASGHVGGFADKMCQCPACEEYLRADHVAEAHNVPDASVLNAAELQKAICGLPCPACGEKLENIEVFAFNLMFQTSIGPGSQRKGYLRPETAQGIFVDFGRLLRFYRDRLPFGTVQIGKSYRNEISPRQGMIRLREFTQAEAEIFVHPEEKNHPNFSRYADYSFPLFSYQQQQAGGEARVYTMKDAVAQGVIANEYVAYYLALTHDLLTTIGVKPEKLRFRQHLPDERAHYAEDCWDAEIRSERFGWVETVGIADRTDYDLNAHAEESGDSFTVYIQFAEPKRERRKVISANMGVLGPQYRGKAKAIADALATVTPGPDGATVTVDGEEYFVPSHLFEISEQDVDVRGTDVRPHVIEPSYGIDRMIYAVLEHSFDEEDVDGEVRKVMRFPFRIAPVQVAVLPLMARDGLDTIAREITHTLHGHEILAEYDDSGAIGRRYRRQDEVGTPLAITVDYDTKEDQTVTLRERDSMKQVRVKITDLPLLISGLIKGQKTFLDISS